The following nucleotide sequence is from bacterium.
CGGGAATCGCAAGACTGCCGCTCTTGTTGTTTCGCCCTTCTTTTATGATGAGCTCATAGATACGGGTATCTTTTTTTACTTCCCGCTCGATGAGACGGTATACGACGCCTTTCATAAAGGAATACGCGTTAATTTTTGCAGTCGGTTCGGGATTGCAGATCACAAATCCTTCATTCGAAAGAACAAAAAAGTCGAGGGTATTGTAGTTCGTTCCGGCGCCCAGATCGAGCAGAATAAAATCGGCTTCCAGGTTATCGAGGTGCTTCTGGAGACGAACCTTGCTCTGAAACGGGATGTTTGCAAGACCGACCATCTCGCTTCCGCCGCTGATAAGCATGAGATTTTCGCTCGGAGTAGTGAGCAGAATACTCTGAAGGGAATCCACGCGGCGGTTGATAAAGTCGGAAAGGGTCAATTTGGGCCGTTTTATATTTAAAATGGTATGGAGATTCGCCCCGCCAAGGTCGGCATCGACAAGAATTATACGGTAACCCATCGTTGCAAGGGCAATACCGATATTAGCGGTCATCGCAGTTTTTCCGGTTCCGCCTTTTCCTCCCGCAAATGTCCACACTTTCTTGTGGGTTTTTTCCTGAAGGATATGAATAATATCTACATTTTCTTCTATCATAATTGTCAGACCGGGAAAAAAGTTTATATATATATTCCCCAAAAATATAGCAGGTTTTTTACAACCTGCCAATACATAATTACATATAACCTTAAAAAACACAGAAAATTATCTGAGTTTAAGCCGTTATGATTACATATCGGATTACCCGAAACAATATTATCTTATTGCTTTTACAACGAGTTGAATGGTTTTTCTTCCCATCCAGTAATTTCGTTCGACATTATACAATA
It contains:
- a CDS encoding AAA family ATPase, whose amino-acid sequence is MIEENVDIIHILQEKTHKKVWTFAGGKGGTGKTAMTANIGIALATMGYRIILVDADLGGANLHTILNIKRPKLTLSDFINRRVDSLQSILLTTPSENLMLISGGSEMVGLANIPFQSKVRLQKHLDNLEADFILLDLGAGTNYNTLDFFVLSNEGFVICNPEPTAKINAYSFMKGVVYRLIEREVKKDTRIYELIIKEGRNNKSGSLAIPELLRRMHQVDPESTARIHRRLTEFKPKLVMNRLRRYSQEREGMQLAKLAEKYLGVSMEYLGMVRDDAHVVDSSELMMPFVLQFPGCGASKDIYTVISKLGIEDRLGRFNLNRSSRLKRYIKTERRYWYQQ